A stretch of DNA from Besnoitia besnoiti strain Bb-Ger1 chromosome II, whole genome shotgun sequence:
AGGGTGATGTGCTTGTCTGTATCAACACCAGtgtgctgcgcgagctggCAGATCTCTCAGAGCGGGGGTGCTAGCTCTTTGCAATAATGGTAATGACAGTGCCGGCAGCAACCCATCGGCTGCGCGCACCGATGAGACTGACTGAgcgcgcagctcgtccgcctccgtcTGCCGCCTTTAAAACCCATATGGCGGCCGTAGAACTGAGACATAAACGACTGTTTTCTAAGACGAGGTGGGTGCCGGTTGGCCACTACAAAAAGTAGCACGCAGCAGAGCGAGGGGTGCGTATATAGGAGTGCCGCGCTTGAAGCCGTGCATATAATTTGACATCGAGTATCGCGTATAACGCGTATTCGTTGAGCCTTCAGCCTTGATGGAATAGACCCGACATACCAGGATGACCCCGAAAAAAAAGATTTGAAAGATTGAGAAGGAATCGCCTTTCCGTCATGAAACACGCCACTGGTAATCGAGAATGTACCAAAGAAAAAAATAAAACGACTCTAGGGAAATCCTTGCACGGCTGCGGCACGTGTCTACACGCACACTTTCGGCTTATTCCCAGTCGTCTAACTTTCTGCCGACGAAAACATCTTGCGAGTGGCGCGCAACCAGGCTCCACCCCAGCGCGGAAATATCGAAGATCCTGCATCGTCCTTGGCCGCAGTTTTATGCGGGCTCCCCATCACGTCAGACTTGgcacgcgtctccgctggcggcgcgtgtgcgtctgcgtcggcgaaACCCGTGCCCGGTTGCCATCGCGCCGGCTTGAAGGGTTCTCCTCCTGTCTTATCGCAAACCATAGGTTGAGAGACTAGCGAGAGGTTGCATCTCTCGAGAGACTGACTCCGCCAGTGCGGCTGCTTTTCCTGTTCCTCCGCGGATTGTCGCCCAGAGAGAACGACCGCAGTTCCAGCGCCGGAGCAagccgccttccgcctcaAAACCGAGACATCCCACCGATTGCTCTTCGAGGCaagaaggcgctgctggagctgacgctgaagaggaggaggccccTGTCCTTGATCGGCCGGGCTAGCGCCAAATCCCGCGATTCCCGCTGAACTGAGCACACCCGATTGTTCCACGTGTAGCGCTGTGAATTGCTCTACCACAGGCGGCGAGGACACCGAGGGAACCGCGCTCAACCACCCCAAGCTTCTGACATCTTCACCTGACTCTTTCGTGCTGAGAAGCGCCAGATCGTGCGAGGCACTTCTGCGGGCGCCTATCACgtgaggcgcagcggccacAGAGCTCAAAATGGTTCCTCCAACTTTTGCGGTGAGGTGGGCGCGGACTGGAGGATGCTGCATTCCAGGGACTTCTTCATCGTTTCTGCGCCACAAACCTGTTTTGCAGTTGTACTCCCAGTGGACTACACCCGGCGCGCCGATGGGCTGTTCGCTTGACACGCCACGCGCTCCTCCAATGCAGCCCGCTGAAGCTGCGTCACTGCGTCCCTGAGCACTACCAGAAACCTGAGCAACAGCATGAGCTCGAGGCAGAAACGTAGGGACTTGCCGGTGAAGAGTAGAAGAACcgttcctctgcgcctcttcgctgtctgcaAAAGGCCTTCCTGTAGGTGCGGGGTGTCCATACCCCTGCGGGAATGGCGGGCGGGCACCGAGCGTGGAAGTCGGTGTaggtctgcatgcgcctggAAGATCCGTGGCTTGCTTCGCCGCCATTTCGTGAGGCCAAGAAGCCAGAGAGACACTTTCGGGGACTCGGAGCTCGAcatccgcgtcgcgcgttcGATTCTGAAGACTGCTGGCGTGGCTTCGCCTCGCACTCGACCGATGCGAGATCTTCCCTCTGTCGCTTTCTGCGGCGTCCggggaggcggagcgcgGAAGACCGAGCATAGGCGGCAGATTGAGGGAAGACCCCATAACGCGATAGGCAGAGGATCTTTCTGTGGGGGCCACGGGGCTTGACTCCTCGACGGGCTCTTTCGCTGCTCTTACGGCCCTTGCGGTGGCACCGTCTCCGAGTTGGGGCGGCCTGTACGGCTGAGGAACGATTGTTTCTCTGTACTCGACGAGGTTCGAAGGGTAGGCAGCCTTGCTGGCTGCACACGGAACCGCCGCAGCGCTGGTGCCAGCGCTCCGCCGTAGGAAACCCGCTCCACCACCGCAGTCAACCGCAGGAGAGGAGTGCGGCGCCAGAGGACCACGGAAGGCACTCACTGAAGATGGCCTTTCGCAGTTCGCCTGTGCACCGCCAGAGGGCAGCCGACCGCCGAAAAAACCGCCTCCCACCTCTCCGGTTCCCAGAGCCGGCGCTGTCGCATCGTCGGCCCCACTCCCCGCAGCCCAGGGCGACGGAGTAAGCAggccccccctccctgccCTGTGCCGCCACGATGTACCGGAAAGAGAGCGGTCCCCCGTGACTGAACAAGAGAGGGCCTCCACGACACCGCTCGGGAACCCCTCCGCTGCCCAGCGTTTGTCACCACCGCCTTCGTGGCAACTCGTTCGCCGAATGGCggtggcggcctcgcccgccctgGCGTCGCTCCGCTGATGCAGTTGAGGCGGTGACCCAGGCCGATCTCTTGACGCAAAGTCTGGTCCTGCTCTGTCGCACGCGACCAccctgcgctgcggctgtcggGTACTCGCTGCGTAGTCCATGCACGAACTTgacctcctcgcgctcgcacTGCCGCGCATCGAGGAGACGCTCTCCCACTgcccagacgcgcggcgctggtcTTCCTGCCCTCCGCAAGAAAATGCTTGCCCGTTAAACAGCGAAGAGCTTGTTGCGCACGAGCTAGGCAGCGGGTCACGGGAAAATGACGGAGATGGAGGGCAGGGGAGAGACGGATCGAGACCGAGGAACGGTGGCTGGGTCCCAGCGCGCGCTCCCCCAACGTCGAATGTCGGCGGGGTGTGCAGGAAACCGGCATCGCTGAAACGCCCACCCACGGGGTTGATATCGCCGaactgcatgcgcttcgAACTGTCTCCGTGGCTTCGAACATCGTGCAGGTGTTCGGGGTCCCTCCTCGGCGtttccgccgctctcgcatGCAAATAGCTATCCTCAGGACCATTTACCGCGCTCTGGTCGCCGCCGGGTGTGCTGTCAACGCCTGTGTGTCTCCCTGTCGGGGAGAACCTTCTCTCGacgcggctgtcgctgcgACACATTCGCCTCTTTGTGGGGCTGCCGGCAGACGGCACCCCTCCTGGCCTTTGCCCGTGGATTTCAGTTTCCTCGTCTACGAGGCCTCTCAGCTTGTTCTTGGACCATTGCGGGACTGCAACCAAACGACTCCCCGCCTTCACAACTTCCGCCTTACtgagggagcggcgcggcgttgaatcgccgcgctcgctcgaCGCCGTGCGAGCAGCCCCCTGCATCGGCGTTCGCGTGGAACGCCCAGGAGGCGTAACTTCCGACACTGCTGGACGTCTCGGCGAGCCAACTGCGTTCCGTTTGTCTTCTCCTGAGCCACGCACTGCCGCGCCTGGCCGCTCTTGCCTCAAAAGCTGTCTGCGTTCCACGCAAGCAGCCGAGACAGACCCTGCTTCTCCCCTGGAGGCACCGTCTTTTTCACTTTGgagcctgcgcagctgcgagcgGGATCGGCGGATGAGGTCTTTGAGAGCGCTCTTCGAGCCTGCCTGAACGAGTTCAGGTCCCGGCAGGACGCCCTCGGTGTCTTCTCCACTTGAATGCGACACGACagaggcgtctccgcgcggcgaatCGAAGTGTGACGTCGACGAGACGACTCGACCCTGATGAATCCGCTTGACGGCGTTCCTCTGAACGACAGAAGGCGGCACCGCTTTCGAGCGACTTCCACtagaggagacgccgcgccgaagaggagaggcgctACGGTtgggcggcgaagaaaagcCTGCCGCCACCCGGTTGGACTTCAGACCACTAGACGCGTGACacggcgcctccttcgcgaccccttcgtctccctcctcaAGCTCActgtcctcgtcgtcgagagTTGCAACGCTATGCTCGCTGGAGCTTCCAGCCGGACGAGATCCGGAGGAGATCGAAGAGAGCCGAGAGATGCTACCAGGAGACTTCTCCGCGCTTTGGCGCACACCCTGCTGTCCCGTCTCCCGGTCCTTCAGATAGAAGTACTCCCGCGGCAGCATCCCCCAAGGCACCTCATGTACCAAAGCTTCCTCGCCGAGTGCGTGAGCCTCCCGGCGTGCTCCCCAACTGCTCGCAGGGGGCTGCTTTACGCAGGAGTAGCTCCGTGGCTTTCGATCTCCTCGTTCCACCAGCTCTTCAGCAGACAGCTGCCTCTGGCACCCGGCCTGGGAGAAGTTGTCGCCTCGTTCTTCGTCGAGGCGCACGTGGGGACTCGTTGTGGGCGAGTGCCCTCGTGGAGACGCATCCCCGTGAGACGCGGAAAAGCTGCGCCGAGTCCCGCggacgccctcgccttcgtcgctttccgcctctgaacggcctgcatgcgcgcggatCGAAAGAGAGTGGACCAGGTCTTGCagagcgggcggcggcgcagggagcTGGGGGTGGGCAGTCACGGAACGACTGACGCGCCTGTCCTCGTCAGCGCTCGGCAAGCGAAAGCGGTGCTCCACGCTCGCCCCGTCCTCCAGATTTCTCTTCGCCTCATTTGCATGCGCCCCCATCATGAACATCTGAAAAAGCAGGTCCGTCAGCGGGTTGgcaagaggaggaaacgccGGAAGCGAAAGCGGGCGCTCTGCGCTCGCGTGTCGTCTTTCCTCTGTGCAGCTCGGTGCGACATCGCCCTCCGGTCGAGGCGCCCCTGCAtacagccgcgcgagcgacaaCTGAAAAAAGGCCTTCTTCAACGAGGCTGACGGCGAGTCGGGAGACACAGCGTTTCGGCTCGCGGGTGAATCGCTCTGGCTGCCCTCGCTGTAACACCGGCGACCCGCGGGCACAGCCGCATCCGTCGGCGACGCTTCAGACGCCTCGGGGTTCACTAGCGCTCGCCCAgactctccgcggcctctgctgtctcgtTCTCCCGGTTTAgcccgcgctcgctgcgccgagtCCCCCTTGGAGGAGCCATGTGCCGCTCCGCGTTTTTCCCGAGTTGACCAGTCCTCGCgtccctttctctccctcagagctgcctctggcgtccgtttttcttctgtgccaggcttcttctgcccgactctcgcttctcgcttGTCCGCCCTCTGCGACCGGTCCTCTGccccagctgctgcagcctttGCTGCCAGGCGCTTTGTCCCTGAAGCATCCACTTTCTTGTCTTCTGTGTCCTCGTCGGCAggtttcgccttcgcgtgtgcatgcgtcgcTCGCAGCCATATCGGGACACGCTTGGGAGCGGGCTGCGATGccgtcggcgcaggcgacgccgcttTCTTGAGCTCTGCAGCAGGTTTCGTCttgggcgacggcgcgagctTCGGCTTGAGAGTCGTCCGCGATGTCCGCATGCGTTCGCAAACCTTCACGTGACCTTCATGCGCTTTGACCGAAAACGTCCGTGAACAGAAAGGGCATACCGCGGTCGGCTGCATCTTCCACCTGCCGGCACACAGTGTGAGAACGAGAACGCGAGTGTTAACCCACGGAAAAGACAGAGTCGGACGCAGTTCGCAAGCACCGTGACTTCGTTTTACCTGGCGTACGCAACCGCAATGCAACTCAgcaagcggctgcggcggtgcTGCAAAATTGAGCGCATCTCCACGTTTCGCAGCAGTGTTGCCACGACCAGGTGAAACCTGCTGGCCAAAAATATCGATAGATCGATTCTATTGTAACTGCAAATGCGTATACGAAACGGCCACTGCCCCCTCCCACCAGCGTCACCATCCGCAACGCAGTGGCACCAGGGGAGCCTCTTCGACTCCACACGTTCACATAGACATCACTCCTGATAATGCAAGGACTGACTTACCGGTCTTCAGGACGAACGTTCTTCAGGCCTTCGCGTTTCACCGCTGGAGGCttcgacgccgcccgcgcgccggccgttTTCGGCGCATGCTTgccccgcgcagccgcgttcCTCTGCTCTAGGACTGTTGGAGGCTGAAGCTCGGGTTGAGTGGATTCCGAACCCGGAGTGCGGCTCTCCTTTGAACACGCTTCTTGCCTTGTCGCCGGCCTGTCTTCGCCTGCAGatcccgcagaggcgctgcgcgaggaggccttTGAGAGTCTTTTTCTCGGAGGCAGCAAGCTACGGCTTcgcgagggaggccgcggcgaggcgcaaaGGGGAGGggagcgcggagagagggaggacaACGAGCCTTTCAGGGTAGACATCGGCTCAGGAAcggggagagaaagcgactCTCTTAAGGCACtgctggcgcctgcgcaaccgccggcttccgccgcctcgttgtgctgctgcgcaggactcacctcgtccgcctcctcggtgCATACCTTCGTCTCTGGCTCTTCCAGGtcctcggcctctcgcgctctcggcgcaAGGCTACTGggagcagcgagcggcgactTGACGTCACCGGACTGTCGCGGAGACTCCggtgccgcagcggcaggctTCGGCGCGCCCAGCAGGCCACGGCGTGGCCGTCCAGCGGTGCCGCTGTCGCGCACTGGTTCGTCGTCTGCGGACATActcagcggaggcgacagcgcctgTGAGGAGGTGCGCGACTCCTCTACCGGGACTTGGCTCTCCGCGTCCGACGGTCTCGAAGCGTCTTCGTGAGCACTCTCAT
This window harbors:
- a CDS encoding hypothetical protein (encoded by transcript BESB_036520) codes for the protein MALLSPPADWATAPGCAVVGPSTEVAERRGEFSTETTTASIDRVSSLAPSPQPRPDSPYEASAGMDGSRAPSARDSKRDTGPEKEQILCLGRESEEAMDEDSASLCAWEVVGPDSAAPPSATRLGGASAADHTEDSHPRVEGDVETLPSAAASEAALPPPSFLSPRMSSQGDTSSLSTRTALGADREGRKGLQVAHTENKEAVRETQAEKLREKLRVMGSERVQLEHEPRAGETESRNPLQTVAASSRILSFADPPAVAPSRLEPLAYPGALSHCGRLLHDLLSVPAADAREPWRVPRRAASALSTGSEAPRSSCDPDGEHALPVVTISPCTSISVDFASSAAAVAGASLLEVEPRGSLLTLPQGHTFSPSPVRTRSREEVPIISLGAAFDVDEEPAGPAGLRTPSSFSGRVSQQHRPGAFPLGPEEVPLFETNINSLDDFVHVVEQKQQEEERMGFGAGGGAGDSMDNADSAEGSKPDEELVPCSLCKRNFAAWRLPRHAQACARAKEARQAFLRRQRALNPPRLIKPAGSPRQQSVPSSQSQAKKATGAAAGTVAASTAAADRRSVSLSSFKGSRRNSRSDGAPQGEPAHADAPAAEAAGVDALHALSPPAGQPAADGESKGVESAAQEGVFEDVELPSSAAAAPQETSRRDMRVDSEASSALEPEVLSETVIAESCSDSEGMPGHGGLRSPVEQLPSSVALDVSVYASSPLSLSYLSDEELSLPASRRGTKREERCLFVQEELQSSEPDEGVASEGEIEQCTLAALADSSYSLSENVGSGRPQSSPSLWRPSSLSISFRSSSSVEDESAHEDASRPSDAESQVPVEESRTSSQALSPPLSMSADDEPVRDSGTAGRPRRGLLGAPKPAAAAPESPRQSGDVKSPLAAPSSLAPRAREAEDLEEPETKVCTEEADEVSPAQQHNEAAEAGGCAGASSALRESLSLPVPEPMSTLKGSLSSLSPRSPPLCASPRPPSRSRSLLPPRKRLSKASSRSASAGSAGEDRPATRQEACSKESRTPGSESTQPELQPPTVLEQRNAAARGKHAPKTAGARAASKPPAVKREGLKNVRPEDRWKMQPTAVCPFCSRTFSVKAHEGHVKVCERMRTSRTTLKPKLAPSPKTKPAAELKKAASPAPTASQPAPKRVPIWLRATHAHAKAKPADEDTEDKKVDASGTKRLAAKAAAAGAEDRSQRADKREARVGQKKPGTEEKRTPEAALRERKGREDWSTREKRGAAHGSSKGDSAQRARAKPGERDSRGRGESGRALVNPEASEASPTDAAVPAGRRCYSEGSQSDSPASRNAVSPDSPSASLKKAFFQLSLARLYAGAPRPEGDVAPSCTEERRHASAERPLSLPAFPPLANPLTDLLFQMFMMGAHANEAKRNLEDGASVEHRFRLPSADEDRRVSRSVTAHPQLPAPPPALQDLVHSLSIRAHAGRSEAESDEGEGVRGTRRSFSASHGDASPRGHSPTTSPHVRLDEERGDNFSQAGCQRQLSAEELVERGDRKPRSYSCVKQPPASSWGARREAHALGEEALVHEVPWGMLPREYFYLKDRETGQQGVRQSAEKSPGSISRLSSISSGSRPAGSSSEHSVATLDDEDSELEEGDEGVAKEAPCHASSGLKSNRVAAGFSSPPNRSASPLRRGVSSSGSRSKAVPPSVVQRNAVKRIHQGRVVSSTSHFDSPRGDASVVSHSSGEDTEGVLPGPELVQAGSKSALKDLIRRSRSQLRRLQSEKDGASRGEAGSVSAACVERRQLLRQERPGAAVRGSGEDKRNAVGSPRRPAVSEVTPPGRSTRTPMQGAARTASSERGDSTPRRSLSKAEVVKAGSRLVAVPQWSKNKLRGLVDEETEIHGQRPGGVPSAGSPTKRRMCRSDSRVERRFSPTGRHTGVDSTPGGDQSAVNGPEDSYLHARAAETPRRDPEHLHDVRSHGDSSKRMQFGDINPVGGRFSDAGFLHTPPTFDVGGARAGTQPPFLGLDPSLPCPPSPSFSRDPLPSSCATSSSLFNGQAFSCGGQEDQRRASGQWESVSSMRGSASARRSSSCMDYAASTRQPQRRVVACDRAGPDFASRDRPGSPPQLHQRSDARAGEAATAIRRTSCHEGGGDKRWAAEGFPSGVVEALSCSVTGDRSLSGTSWRHRAGRGGLLTPSPWAAGSGADDATAPALGTGEVGGGFFGGRLPSGGAQANCERPSSVSAFRGPLAPHSSPAVDCGGGAGFLRRSAGTSAAAVPCAASKAAYPSNLVEYRETIVPQPYRPPQLGDGATARAVRAAKEPVEESSPVAPTERSSAYRVMGSSLNLPPMLGLPRSASPDAAESDRGKISHRSSARRSHASSLQNRTRDADVELRVPESVSLASWPHEMAAKQATDLPGACRPTPTSTLGARPPFPQGYGHPAPTGRPFADSEEAQRNGSSTLHRQVPTFLPRAHAVAQVSGSAQGRSDAASAGCIGGARGVSSEQPIGAPGVVHWEYNCKTGLWRRNDEEVPGMQHPPVRAHLTAKVGGTILSSVAAAPHVIGARRSASHDLALLSTKESGEDVRSLGWLSAVPSVSSPPVVEQFTALHVEQSGVLSSAGIAGFGASPADQGQGPPPLQRQLQQRLLASKSNRWDVSVLRRKAACSGAGTAVVLSGRQSAEEQEKQPHWRSQSLERCNLSLVSQPMVCDKTGGEPFKPARWQPGTGFADADAHAPPAETRAKSDVMGSPHKTAAKDDAGSSIFPRWGGAWLRATRKMFSSAES